One window of the Colletotrichum destructivum chromosome 4, complete sequence genome contains the following:
- a CDS encoding Putative AAA+ ATPase domain, ATPase, AAA-type, core, nucleic acid-binding protein codes for MALDSYYQNKIEAMKLEILKGQAVLRRLEAQRNDYNSRVRLLREELGLLQQPGSYVGEVVKVMSTKKVLVKVHPEGKYVVDVSDNVDITKLTVGKRVTLLSDSYKLEKMLPSSVDPLVSLMMVEKVPDSTYDMIGGLDQQIKEIKEVIELGLKHPELFESLGIAQPKGVLLYGPPGTGKTLLARAVAHHTDCKFIRVSGSELVQKYIGEGSRMVRELFVMAREHAPSIIFMDEIDSIGSSRVEGSSGGDSEVQRTMLELLNQLDGFEPTKNIKVIMATNRLDILDPALLRPGRIDRKIEFPPPSVEARADILRIHSRKMNLTRGINLTKIAEKMNGCSGAELKGVCTEAGMYALRERRVHVTQEDFELATAKILNKHDDKEVSLGKLWK; via the exons ATGGCGCTCGATTCCTACTATCAGAACAAGATCGAGGCCATGAAGctcgagatcctcaaggGTCAAGCagtcctccgccgcctcgaagCCCAAAGAAACGACTACAACTCCCGCGTGAGGCTACTACGGGAAGAGCTGGGCCTCCTGCAGCAGCCTGGCTCTtacgtcggcgaggtcgtcaaggtcatGAGCACGAAGAAGGTACTGGTCAAGGTGCATCCTGAAGGCAAATATG TTGTCGACGTCTCCGACAACGTCGACATCACAAAGCTCACCGTCGGCAAGCGGGTAACCCTGCTGTCCGACAGCTACAAGCTCGAGAAGATgctcccctcctccgtcgaCCCCCTTGTCTCCCTCATGATGGTCGAGAAGGTGCCCGACAGCACGTATGATATGATTGGTGGTCTGGATCAGCAGATCAAGGAAATCAAGGAGGTCATCGAGCTGGGTCTCAAGCACCCCGAGCTCTTCGAGTCGCTCGGTATCGCACAACCAAAGGGCGTCCTGCTCTACGGCCCCCCTGGTACGGGAAAGACGCTTCTTGCCCGTGCCGTCGCCCACCACACCGACTGCAAGTTCATCAGGGTGTCCGGTTCCGAGCTGGTGCAGAAGTACATTGGTGAAGGTAGCCGCATGGTCCGCGAGCTCTTCGTCATGGCCCGCGAGCATGCCCCTtccatcatcttcatggACGAGATCGACTCTATCGGCTCTTCCCGTGTCGAGGGCTCCTCGGGCGGTGACTCGGAGGTCCAGCGCACCATGCTCGAGCTCCTCAACCAGCTCGACGGCTTCGAGCCTACCAAGAACATCAAGgtcatcatggccaccaACCGTCTCGACATTCTCGACCCCGCCCTGCTGCGTCCCGGCCGTATCGACCGCAAAATCGAGTTCCCCCCACCCTCTGTCGAGGCCCGCGCCGACATTCTTCGCATCCACAGCCGCAAGATGAACCTGACGAGAGGTATCAACCTCACAAAGATTGCCGAGAAGATGAACGGCTgctccggcgccgagctcaaAGGTGTCTGCACAGAGGCCGGCATGTACGCCCTCCGCGAGCGCAGAGTCCATGTCACCCAGGAGGACTTTGAGCTCGCCACCGCAAAGATTCTCAACAAGCACGATGACAAGGAGGTGTCTCTCGGCAAGCTCTGGAAGTAA
- a CDS encoding Putative calcium/proton exchanger, sodium/calcium exchanger membrane region, which produces MDPSTGPGTPSHQSKSRDSSTAASPTDTRHQAARFDSYVASRDEGLSESFQSFQSTDTVRRRPEGGYGSIHTQGSGSQYLGEASAHDRSHSRPAQTARSPMMGPERSKASRPRKPPMPRRLSTNPSAPHRGEVFSADDDIYEVEADATERHQGQRTTTAYSTRRRPQLATTLSRVQSSRSEDGQDEGDEDDGPRTPRAEDTVPDELERDPSVRPDDDDDEDIGAESDGDVSDAESFTLKDRQQAINQTHPFGIRLWKPALYKKDRSVQKNAEGDIHSSPGGRVHSWLLFFNLLWTLLFGWWMAAFSALGALVCFLFAATPSGREYGRVLWGLAGYLFYPFGKYVRLEQDEAYLDEDQDEGRSISEYEQWQSGDLEYGRLFFGPEGSERNRSIVGRSRRSIDSEPSETDSLLGRSGRGERSQTPPQTKRRLFGRGQWNIGRVVFFLFFYLLLSPSLILVSLICWFLVFSIPMGKVTMLLFDQLRRHPLALSFESDIVLARTADTPHSSILLCTYRAVGIKYWKYTIDGTNVFLINLMGVVFFVIFDWLILDNVLHLHLFITSPAFLFIAGLFSIVPLAYFIGQAVASISAQSSMGVGAAINAFFSTIVEVFLYCVALNQGKGQLVEGSIVGSIFAGILFLPGLSMCFGAIKRKTQRFNARSAGVTSTMLLFAVLGAFGPTLFYQIYGTHELNCLDCVNHSGIGGGIGGGVSPVGDGRDCKRCFFSQTPALNDRFYLEAVRPFCYFCATLLFLSYIVGLWFTLRTHAAVIWNSEIDEKKHEEAHAHAHAHARQSGPHSFAETTGISVDVRDSHLYKRILGQSLKQVGLATKGDDTSRHGSVAGLGLSTGNGSVSIPHVVPPKSSGSDTTRSVVHIPGFSEAENNALVREVAEMAATAATIAARERMPRRISAQPGSSTGATPRPPALRTATLAENEDLAAASTAQVPHGGHDAPNWSRGKSAFILMGATVLYAIIAEILVDTVDVVLEGFAIDEKFLGITLFALVPNTTEFLNAISFAMNGNIALSMEIGSAYALQVCLLQIPALVLYSAFYATTEGVEDVSAHTFALLFPQWDMVTVIICVFLLSYMYGEGKSNYFKGSILLLSYLVVVVGYYFSGYTEDAMSVSRFDVMGADGQYSSFNTIGRSMNGAVLQG; this is translated from the exons ATGGATCCCTCCACAGGGCCGGGCACACCGTCCCATCAGTCCAAGTCCCGCGACAGCTCGACCGCCGCATCGCCCACTGATACTCGTCACCAGGCCGCAAGGTTTGACTCTTACGTCGCTTCTCGCGACGAAGGCCTGTCCGAGAGTTTCCAGTCCTTCCAGTCCACCGACACGGTGCGGAGGCGCCCAGAGGGTGGCTACG GTTCTATACATACCCAAGGCTCCGGCTCGCAATACCTGGGCGAAGCCTCAGCTCACGATCGTTCACATTCTCGCCCTGCCCAAACTGCCAGATCGCCCATGATGGGTCCCGAACGCTCTAAGGCCTCGAGACCCCGAAAGCCACCGATGCCCCGTCGACTTTCGACGAACCCATCCGCACCACACCGCGGTGAGGTCTTTtccgccgacgatgacatcTACGAGGTTGAGGCAGACGCCACCGAGCGTCATCAAGGCCAGCGCACCACCACCGCATACAGTACCCGCCGCAGACCCCAGCTGGCAACCACTCTGTCGCGCGTGCAGTCCTCCCGCAGCGAGGATGGCCAAGACGAaggagacgaggacgatggccCTAGAACCCCCCGAGCCGAGGATACCGTACCAGACGAGTTGGAACGAGACCCTTCGGTACGCcccgatgacgacgacgacgaagataTCGGTGCTGAGTCTGATGGCGACGTGAGCGACGCAGAGAGCTTCACCCTCAAGGACCGTCAGCAAGCCATCAACCAGACACATCCGTTCGGTATACGATTGTGGAAGCCTGCGCTGTACAAGAAGGACCGCTCGGTGCAGAAGAATGCCGAAGGCGACATTCATTCCTCTCCCGGTGGCAGGGTTCACAGCTGgcttctcttcttcaacctcCTTTGGACCTTGTTGTTTGGCTGGTGGATGGCAGCTTTCTCAGCCCTCGGCGCACTCGTGTGCTTCTTGTTCGCCGCGACCCCGAGCGGCAGGGAATATGGCAGGGTCCTCTGGGGACTGGCTGGCTACCTGTTCTACCCCTTCGGCAAGTATGTTCGTCTGGAGCAGGACGAGGCCTACCTGGACGAGGACCAAGACGAGGGACGAAGCATTTCCGAGTACGAACAGTGGCAGAGTGGTGACCTGGAGTACGGTCGGCTCTTCTTTGGCCCAGAGGGCTCTGAACGTAACCGATCCATCGTGGGccgctcgagaaggagcatCGACTCGGAACCGAGCGAGACGGACAGCCTTTTGGGTCGCTCTGGACGCGGCGAGCGAAGCCAGACTCCCCCGCAGACCAAGCGTCGGCTATTCGGAAGGGGTCAGTGGAACATTGGACgggtcgtcttcttcctgttCTTCTACCTGCTGCTTTCGCCCTCGCTGATCCTGGTCTCTCTGATCTGCTGGTTCTTGGTCTTCTCGATCCCCATGGGCAAGGTCACCATGCTGCTGTTTGACCAGCTGCGGCGTCACCCCTTGGCGCTCTCGTTCGAGTCCGACATAGTGCTCGCCCGCACTGCTGACACGCCCCATTCGTCCATTTTGCTGTGCACCTACCGCGCGGTTGGCATCAAGTATTGGAAATACACCATTGACGGCACCAACGTGTTTCTGATCAACCTCATGGgtgtcgtcttcttcgtcatcttcgactggctcatcctcgacaacgtcCTCCATCTGCATCTCTTCATCACCTCGCcagccttcctcttcattGCCGGCCTGTTCTCCATCGTTCCGCTAGCCTACTTCATCGGCCAAGCTGTCGCTTCCATCTCGGCTCAATCATCCATGGGGGTCGGCGCTGCCATCAACGCGTTCTTCTCAACCATTGTCGAAGTCTTCCTCTACTGTGTCGCCCTTAACCAAGGCAAGGGTCAGCTGGTCGAGGGAAGTATCGTGGGAAGCATCTTCGCGGGCATACTCTTCCTACCCGGTCTTTCGATGTGCTTTGGCGCCATCAAGCGCAAGACGCAGCGGTTCAACGCCAGGTCCGCCGGCGTCACTTCGACGATGCTGCTGTTTGCCGTCCTTGGGGCTTTCGGCCCTACTCTCTTCTATCAAATCTACGGCACCCACGAGCTTAACTGTCTGGACTGCGTCAACCacagcggcatcggcggcggcatcggtgGCGGCGTGTCTcctgtcggcgacggccgcgacTGCAAGCGATGCTTCTTTTCCCAGACCCCGGCCCTGAACGATCGCTTCTACCTCGAAGCCGTTCGCCCATTCTGCTATTTCTGCGCCACGTTGCTGTTCCTTTCTTACATTGTGGGACTTTGGTTTACCCTGCGAACTCACGCCGCTGTCATCTGGAACTCAGAGATCGACGAGAAGAAACACGAGGAGGCgcacgcacacgcacacgccCATGCCAGACAGTCGGGCCCTCACTCATTCGCCGAAACCACTGGGATTTCGGTCGATGTCCGCGACTCTCATCTCTACAAGCGCATTCTCGGCCAGTCGCTGAAGCAGGTGGGCCTTGCTACCAAGGGCGACGATACTTCCCGTCATGGCTCCGTCGCTGGGCTGGGACTGAGTACTGGCAACGGCAGCGTCAGCATCCCGCATGTCGTGCCCCCCAAGTCGAGCGGTAGTGACACCACACGCTCTGTCGTCCACATCCCGGGATTTTCAGAGGCAGAGAACAACGCTCTCGTCCGCGAGGTTGCAGAGATGGCGGCCACCGCGGCCACCATTGCAGCGCGGGAGCGGATGCCTCGCAGGATCTCGGCCCAGCCCGGCAGCTCAACCGGAGccactcctcgccctccagcTCTGCGCACCGCGACATTggccgagaacgaggacCTCGCGGCTGCCAGTACTGCCCAAGTGCCTCACGGTGGCCATGACGCTCCGAATTGGAGCCGTGGCAAGAGTGCCTTTATCCTCATGGGAGCCACCGTGCTCTACGCCATCATCGCTGAGATTTTGGTCGACACCGTTGATGTCGTTCTCGAGGGcttcgccatcgacgagaaGTTCCTGGGTATCACTCTTTTCGCCCTGGTTCCCAACACGACTGAGTTCTTG AACGCCATCTCGTTTGCGATGAACGGCAATATCGCACTCTCCATGGAGATCGGTTCTGCTTACGCGCTGCAAGTCTGTTTGCTCCAGATCCCAGCTCTGGTGCTGTACTCTGCATTTTACGCCACcaccgagggcgtcgaggatgtgAGCGCGCACACGTTTGCGCTCCTGTTCCCTCAATGGGACATGGTGACGGTGATAATCTGTGTCTTCCTGCTCAGCTACATGTACGGCGAAGGGAAGAGTAACTACTTCAAGGGCAGCATTCTGTTGCTGAGTTACCTCGTAGTTGTTGTCGGCTACTACTTCTCTGGATACACCGAGGACGCCATGAGCGTCAGCCGCTTCGATGTCATGGGAGCCGACGGCCAATACTCATCTTTCAACACCATTGGCCGCAGTATGAATGGCGCTGTTCTTCAAGGATAG
- a CDS encoding Putative tyrosine-specific protein phosphatase, with protein MLDKRSNDGATSVHYTMKTSHSAPRPSPGLRSSHSHSHSQSKLAVPAAKSPKPSTPAASPRMPYSVGQSMPPQKLSPARHSESRAASPNYFGLVVEQSADPRDSSAMPRDNWSSPTSSVKSFGTALPKQVPIDANPDYEAFKRQADLNRGIGFSLSSSHFPQAPPNPTTLRPRPPRWNTHASDTGSELPMSRVNKDRPMSRMEVDHQSSHDSAYVSSDSKRNSQASIQPPAILNLNLPRFESPTQSDSPFDRRTTLSNVEDRHPRLSISQNKVDGPTPSNARTNHPRAETLPPTMESGPSLITPSQLRDLIETDDSAGDLLLLDLRVSQQYAQARIEGALNLCIPTTLLKRATFNLEKLQKTFQSPDMEERFSKWKSTKHLVVYDAYSAEKRDAVSCMNMVKKFTNEGYTGGMYILRGGFNAFADAYPELVDEGYGPLASGSSPAAANDESRPGIAPVIGGVMLPMAQNNANPFFSNIRQNMDLADGVGQLDVARPAGLESPTLPRWLRDASKPSDHGKQVSEKFLNIERAEQSRMKAAYSMFGGGEKDKSVPQLCGIEKGGKNRYKDILPFEHARVRLQSRSEGACDYVNASHVKASRSNKRYIATQGPLPATFEDFWSVVWEQDVRVVVMLTAESEGGQLKCHPYWQGRDFGSIKLKPLSEKKVSLDFDRHRTNQGSSAPSAAAAAEAGRRRANTTTTLEASNVTASPMPAQGETPYVIVRKFALSHASHPFAPMREITHLHYPSWPDFGAPAQPSHLLALVEMANVMQRSARPVDTSSVTASGTSPEPGSVAWYDEPEMDQRARPMLVHCSAGCGRTGTFCTVDTVIDMLKRQRLAKTNTKPVRKRDSDGDIKMSGQSEEPSPREKTFDFNPSSRRQSADARRNSPDKTPLDTAWVADDSDTMDLIQKTVEDFRNQRLSMVQSLRQYVLCYETIVEYVWRVHEKNSSLNKAGRARSGSLQIRGDN; from the exons ATGCTCGACAAGAGGAGCAACGACGGCGCTACATCCGTCCACTACACCATGAAGACTTCCCATTCAGCGCCCAGGCCCTCGCCGGGCCTGCGATCTTCCCACAGCCACTCGCACTCGCAATCCAAACTCGCAGTCCCTGCGGCAAAGAGCCCGAAGCCCTCTACACCAGCCGCATCCCCCAGGATGCCTTATTCCGTCGGCCAGTCGATGCCTCCCCAGAAGCTTTCTCCTGCGAGACATTCGGAGTCGAGAGCTGCGAGTCCAAACTacttcggcctcgtcgtcgaacaGTCGGCCGACCCCAGAGATTCCTCCGCCATGCCACGAGACAACTGGAGCTCcccgacctcgtccgtcAAGTCGTTCGGCACTGCGCTGCCCAAGCAGGTCCCCATCGATGCCAACCCCGATTACGAGGCCTTCAAACGCCAGGCCGACCTGAATCGTGGCATCGGCTTCagcctctcctcttctcacTTCCCCCAAGCGCCCCCAAACCCCACGACGCTTCGTCCTCGCCCCCCGAGGTGGAACACCCATGCCAGCGACACTGGCTCCGAATTACCCATGTCTAGAGTGAACAAAGACCGACCTATGAGCCGCATGGAGGTTGATCACCAGAGCTCTCACGACTCGGCCTACGTCTCGTCAGATTCGAAGCGCAACTCGCAAGCCTCGATACAGCCACCCGCCATTTTGAACCTGAACTTGCCAAGATTCGAGTCACCGACGCAATCGGATTCGCCTTTCGATCGTAGAACAACATTATCCAATGTCGAGGACCGCCATCCGAGGCTGTCCATCTCGCAGAACAAGGTCGATggcccgacgccgagcaATGCTAGAACAAACCATCCGCGAGCCgagacgctgccgccgaccaTGGAAAGCGGCCCATCTTTGATAACTCCATCGCAACTGAGAGATTTGATCGAGACTGATGACTCCGCGGGcgacctgctgcttctggATCTGAGAGTTTCTCAGCAGTACGCGCAAGCCCGGATCGAAGGCGCGCTTAACCTTTGCATTCCAACGACGCTACTGAAGCGAGCCACTTTCAACTTGGAGAAGCTGCAGAAGACATTCCAAAGTCCCGACATGGAAGAGCGGTTCTCGAAGTGGAAGTCGACCAAGCACCTTGTCGTCTATGATGCGTATTCGGCAGAAAAGCGTGACGCTGTTTCGTGTATGAACATGGTAAAGAAGTTCACAAATGAGGGGTACACGGGCGGCATGTACATCCTGCGGGGTGGCTTCAACGCCTTTGCGGATGCGTATCCCGAGCTCGTGGATGAGGGGTACGGTCCCTTGGCGAGCGGCAGTTCCCCAGCGGCAGCCAATGATGAAAGTCGGCCCGGAATCGCGCCCGTTATTGGAGGCGTGATGCTGCCCATGGCTCAGAACAACGCCAACCCTTTCTTCTCCAACATCCGTCAAAACatggacctcgccgacggcgtcggtcAGCTGGACGTTGCTCGGCCCGCGGGCTTGGAGTCGCCAACATTGCCCCGATGGCTACGAGACGCTTCCAAGCCGAGTGACCACGGCAAACAGGTATCGGAGAAGTTTTTGAATATTGAAAGAGCTGAGCAGTCACGGATGAAGGCTGCATACTCTATGTTTGGCGGAGGTGAGAAGGACAAGAGCGTCCCACAGCTTTGTGGCATCGAAAAGGGTGGCAAGAACCGGTACAAGGACATTCTACCTTTCGAGCACGCCCGAGTCAGACTGCAAAGCCGGTCCGAAGGCGCATGCGACTACGTCAATGCTAGCCACGTAAAAGCATCGAGGAGCAACAAGCGATATATTGCTACCCAGGGCCCTCTCCCAGCAACTTTTGAG GATTTCTGGTCCGTTGTCTGGGAACAGGACGTTCGAGTGGTCGTCATGCTGACCGCCGAGTCGGAAGGTGGCCAGCTCAAGTGCCACCCGTATTGGCAAGGCAGAGATTTTGGCTCCATCAAACTGAAGCCGCTGTCGGAGAAGAAAGTGTCGCTTGATTTCGACAGGCATCGCACCAACCAGGGATCGAGTGCGCCATCAGCGGCAGCCGCTGCTGaagctggccgtcgccgtgccAACACGACAACCACTCTGGAGGCTTCGAATGTCACCGCCTCGCCCATGCCGGCACAGGGAGAGACGCCATATGTCATCGTCCGGAAGTTTGCTCTGTCTCACGCTTCGCACCCGTTCGCCCCCATGCGTGAGATAACTCATCTGCACTATCCATCCTGGCCAGATTTTGGCGCCCCTGCTCAGCCGTCTCATCTGTTGGCCTTGGTGGAGATGGCCAATGTCATGCAACGGTCGGCGAGGCCTGTCGACACTTCCTCAGTAACTGCCTCTGGAACATCTCCCGAGCCTGGCTCTGTCGCTTGGTATGATGAGCCGGAGATGGATCAGAGGGCAAGACCGATGCTGGTACACTGCTCAGCAGGATGTGGCCGAACCGGAACCTTCTGTACAGTAGACACTGTTATCGACATGCTTAAGCGTCAGCGGCTCGCAAAGACGAACACAAAGCCGGTCAGGAAGCGGGACTCGGATGGAGACATCAAAATGAGCGGACAATCCGAGGAACCGTCTCCTCGTGAGAAGACATTTGATTTCAACCCCAGCAGCCGTCGCCAGAGTGCCGATGCGCGGCGGAACTCACCGGATAAGACTCCATTGGATACGGCATGGGTGGCGGATGACAGCGATACTATGGACCTCATCCAGAAAACTGTGGAGGATTTCCGGAACCAAAGACTGAGTATGGTACAAAGCCTGCGCCAATACGTCTTGTGCTACGAGACGATTGTTGAGTATGTGTGGCGAGTGCATGAGAAGAATTCGAGCTTGAACAAGGCCGGAAGAGCTCGAAGTGGAAGCTTGCAGATCAGAGGGGACAACTAA
- a CDS encoding Putative T-complex 11 protein produces the protein MRRPSADLTDPSRNLEESVGSPSSTLEPPDVDLSMPPTSDEEMDDAIDDADGRIFTPPPHIAARFYRPSQARRKDSAASSRRNSISSVHSRCSSTQTFNRHGAPQSKQIAQHLRRTSFLEDRKARLADRAAHAEKVRLRAAMAKANHRDTSLSEERALAAQQARERNLAEIVASCAEEVKRAKAVAETMKDKRERELVKLRIQMEERLAEAERRREELKNRHATKRARGQSLVLRKTTETSSNPADTDADVDADADADADPSPLSETDAAARLQWWWKSHMRKKAVANFSELGLTIEGVRDTSFDEVLELLGQEKVLVCTARILRICGLQEGDTGSVDEMAAVRTFLSAFLILGHPTQVLSNKDGTGNREQVGLLQPQPLPSNDLANPQLQDLVTKARDLLISFENIMSRLTAANHYTPPPTLRSALPEIYATFYNAFLAWKSRDSESLVQLMLLQFVELDMILQTVQESTDDAAAEQYRESVKSNQVQLIVRIKKLAGQERGKKMIADAVRKARKARAAKKPTGDMKPRVAENAPGEASATAESLVSPELQTQTLTPPPTPAKGHTKPQPIEIKPGFSGLLPDNRIVVHELAINREYRIPASEYREHRTALQIPLFAGMRASMAEDNLDASFGYFIIMMRYLKDNLQRLVKAGAYMHNTIGEILDVEVAERQFQMGSFSYEKFFVSMASLLPKLCAPFRDDEVKDLVDNKLQNGTLVDRVEALTEFVDLMLCDYVNYMFSTAAPQLIESAPEYEKKRFATALESGQHGLNAAEAAWRAARSKVLAEARKRDPEGINHAKSRPTDDKIYAQLLVDCFTQPAPIAADTVPEMLGLDYKRMTRLSLTSQRIVTTGAILLQCKNLLKRDVRTPWKTEATRITAVLEADHENMDSIVQGVMAALEGGRSMPAATKTHLKALVTKVLKASHDSMKKGVEPTEPVLRLLLARLRGHMNARLTAGSAKEKLNAATTAHEKLAGLGLAEFAVQAREMLDEISKVGAVDRAAHGLWWNEVAAKVAAEGEAGNGSPC, from the coding sequence ATGCGTCGCCCTTCGGCAGACCTCACCGACCCTTCGCGCAACCTGGAGGAGTCGGTCGGCTCGCCATCATCTACCTTGGAGCCGCCAGACGTCGACTTGTCCATGCCTCCGACCTCTGATgaggagatggacgacgCGATAGACGACGCGGACGGTCGCATCTTCACCCCGCCACCGCACATCGCCGCCCGCTTTTACCGTCCGTCCCAGGCTCGTCGCAAGgactcggccgcctcgtcacGTCGCAATTCCATCTCCTCGGTCCATTCCCGCTGCTCCTCTACCCAGACCTTCAACCGCCATGGCGCCCCACAGAGCAAGCAGATCGCACAGCATCTCCGTCGCACGTCCTTTCTCGAAGACCGAAAAGCACGCCTCGCCGACCGTGCCGCCCATGCCGAAAAGGTTCGTCTGAgagccgccatggccaaggccaaccaCCGTGACACCTCTCTCTCCGAAGAGCGAGCCCTCGCTGCCCAGCAGGCCCGCGAGCGGAACCTGGCTGAGATTGTCGCCTCGTGTGCCGAAGAGGTCAAGAGGGCCAAGGCCGTTGCCGAGACCATGAAGGACAAGAGGGAGCGCGAGCTGGTCAAGCTTCGTATCCAGATGGAAGAGCGCCTGGCTGAGGCTGAGCGTCGGAGGGAGGAGCTCAAGAACCGACATGCCACCAAGCGGGCCCGCGGCCAGAGCTTGGTCTTGCGCAAGACGACCGAGACGTCTTCCAACCCTGCCGACACTGATGCCGAcgttgacgccgacgccgacgccgatgcaGACCCCTCGCCCCTGAGCGAGACCGACGCTGCCGCGAGACTGCAATGGTGGTGGAAGAGCCATATGAGGAAGAAGGCAGTCGCCAACTTCTCGGAACTGGGACTCACCATCGAGGGCGTGCGGGACACGTCTTTTGACGAAGTCCTCGAGTTACTGGGACAGGAAAAGGTGCTCGTATGCACCGCCCGAATACTGCGCATCTGCGGCTTGCAGGAGGGCGACACAGGGTCTGTCGATGAGATGGCCGCCGTCCGTACCTTTCTCAGCGCCTTCCTCATTCTGGGCCACCCTACACAGGTCCTGAGCAACAAGGACGGCACGGGGAACAGGGAACAGGTCGGATTGTTACAGCCTCAACCGCTGCCCAGTAACGATCTTGCTAATCCCCAGCTGCAGGACCTCGTGACCAAGGCCCGGGATCTCCTGATTTCTTTCGAGAACATCATGTCGCGCTTGACTGCCGCTAACCACTACACCCCTCCACCGACCCTACGGAGTGCGCTGCCCGAGATCTACGCCACCTTCTACAACGCATTCCTCGCGTGGAAGTCTCGCGACTCGGAGTCGCTCGTGCAGCTGATGCTCCTGCAGTTTGTCGAGCTCGATATGATCCTGCAGACGGTCCAGGAAAgcaccgacgacgccgcagCAGAGCAGTATCGCGAGAGCGTCAAGAGCAACCAAGTCCAGCTCATTGTGCGGatcaagaagctcgccgGCCAGGAGAGGGGCAAGAAAATGATTGCGGACGCCGTTCGGAAGGCACGCAAGGCGCGCGCCGCTAAGAAGCCCACGGGCGACATGAAGCcccgcgtcgccgagaacgcTCCCGGAGAGGCGTCTGCCACTGCCGAGAGCCTTGTGTCCCCGGAGTTGCAGACGCAGACGCTcactccgccgccgacgccggccaaGGGGCACACGAAGCCGCAGCCCATCGAGATCAAGCCCGGATTCAGCGGCCTGCTCCCCGACAACAGGATTGTGGTGCACGAGCTCGCCATCAACCGAGAGTATCGCATCCCTGCCAGCGAGTATAGGGAGCATCGCACTGCCCTTCAGATACCCCTGTTTGCTGGTATGCGGGCGAGCATGGCAGAAGACAACCTGGACGCCAGCTTTGGCTacttcatcatcatgatGCGTTACCTCAAGGACAACCTACAACGGCTGGTTAAGGCGGGCGCGTACATGCACAATACGATAGGCGAGATATTGGACGTAGAGGTGGCTGAGCGCCAGTTCCAGATGGGGAGCTTCTCGTACGAGAAGTTTTTTGTCTCGATGGCGTCGCTCCTGCCCAAGCTGTGCGCGCCTTTccgtgacgacgaggtcaaggacTTGGTGGACAACAAGCTCCAGAACGGAACCCTGGTGGACCGGGTCGAGGCGCTGACAGAGTTTGTGGACCTGATGCTCTGCGATTACGTCAATTACATGttctcaacggcggcgccgcagCTCATCGAGTCTGCCCCCGAgtacgagaagaagaggttTGCGACGGCGTTGGAGAGCGGCCAACACGGGCTCAACGCGGCTGAAGCGGCGTGGCGTGCGGCGCGCTCCAAGGTGCTGGCCGAAGCCCGCAAACGAGATCCCGAAGGCATCAACCACGCAAAGTCTCGGCCGACGGACGACAAAATCTACGCACAACTGCTCGTCGATTGCTTTACTCAGCCGGCacccatcgccgccgacacaGTACCGGAGATGCTGGGCCTGGACTATAAGCGCATGACGCGCTTGTCTCTGACGTCTCAGCGCATCGTCACAACGGGAGCGATCCTACTACAATGCAAGAACCTCCTCAAGCGGGACGTGCGCACGCCGTGGAAGACGGAGGCAACGCGCATCACAGCTGTGCTCGAGGCGGATCACGAGAACATGGACTCGATAGTACAAGGCGTCATGGCGGCGCTCGAAGGTGGGCGGTCGATGCCAGCGGCGACCAAGACGCACCTTAAGGCGCTGGTCACCAAGGTGCTCAAGGCCAGCCACGACTCGATGAAGAAGGGCGTGGAGCCGACGGAGCCGGTTTTGCGACTCTTGTTGGCGCGACTCCGAGGTCATATGAACGCCAGGCTGACGGCAGGATCGGCCAAAGAGAAGCTCAACgctgcgacgacggcgcacGAGAAGCTAGCCGGGCTGGGGTTGGCCGAGTTTGCGGTGCAGGCACGGGAGATGCTGGACGAGATCTCCAAGGTGGGCGCCGTGGACAGAGCGGCGCATGGGCTGTGGTGGAACGAGGTGGCGGCCAAGGTGGCAGCAGAGGGTGAGGCAGGCAACGGAAGCCCGTGTTGA